gttaaatgcaaaatccacaaaacatttttatacattaCTTCAAATTAAATCTCAATCTTGATTCAAGGGGACGagttaacgttaacgttagcGCGCTAACGTCTGTAAGCGCTCAATGAAGAAAAACTCAAGCAAATAAACTACACAGCCGCAACTCAAACATGCCAATATAATCGCTATGTTCAAAATGACAATTAAAACACGCACCGCAATGATAAACACATTTTCTAAAACAATATTTACCTGTGCATCTTTGGGCACTGTTTTCGGAGACGCCATTTTTCACTCCTCCTCGAAAGAGTTGTGTGTATCGActagagcgagcgagcgagcagCCTTACCCAGACGACATTTTGGCCAAAACATGGGCGGTGTCAAAGCAGCGCTGCCAATCGGAATGAAGAAATCCTGAGTGACAGAGATAAACACCAATTATTGAGATATGCAAATATTCAGCCAACTTGAGACGCTTCATGTGATTCGAGCAGCCAATCAGCAGCGGTTTATACATTTCACTCGGACCAAATGCAGCACGTGCCTGCGGTAATAGGAGGTCTGATTCATTTTCGCGAATCGGTTCTTTTGAACAGCTCATTTCAATCAACTCTTAAAAAATACCACAGACAGCAAAAACCATAGATGCAACATTAGGTATATCTGCATATATTTATCATTAGTATTTGAAATTTTTTCATGCACTCAAAtagtaggtcactggttcaaaagacggctgggtcagttggcgtttttatgagaagtttgcatgttctctctgtgttcccGTGGGTGTTTTCTGGGGGCCcctgtttccctcacagtccaaagacatgtggtacagatgaattgaataaactaaattggctgtagtgtatgtgtgtgaatgagtgtggatgggtgtttcccagtacaaggttgcagctggaagggcatcctctgtgtaaaacatatgctggataagttggtggttcattctgttgtggcgaccccagattaataaagggaccgagccaaaggaaaatgaatgaatgaatatttgatattttgaaagaaacaaaaaaatacaaaaatacaatgtaagtCATTAaccctttatttaaaaatatgtattttatgtggggcgtcacggtggcatggtgagtagcacgattgcctcacagcctgaaggttgctggttagaaACTTAGGCTcccccatagcaaaatttctaggcccagatctggcccaaaccatcagcatttgcttggcccacatgccacagtgaattacggtacatgattggaccaagtctggcttacATAAAATAGGCAAACATGgaccataactgggcctgaactgggccagatatgttggtgtgttatTGCGACTCCAATGTTTTTATAAACCCACGAAGCATTTCGCTTTATGGCTGCGCTGTTTCTTGAAGCAATCTGATTGATAGAATTGTTTCtttacacaaaaataatttaaatgtattttaaaagtggttcAAGATAGGTTGAACTTACAaggcccacatatacattttaaCATCTAGGCCAAAAACTaaatttgatatctggcccaattCTTGTGTGCCGCCTGTAAGACGGTTCCACCTCAGcaaaacctgggccatgtttggcccaaatGCTGCATGCCAGTGCCAGacaaatgcctgctgtgccagctttatgccaaatctgggccagaattctttgctacccgCCTGGGTCAGTGACATTTCCGTGTCGAGTCTGCCTGTTCTCTCCGTACTCGTGTGggtttccggtttcccccacaagtcaaaagacaGGTGCAGGTGAACTGGGTATTAAAccttgtccgtagtgtatgtttgtgaatgggagtgtataggtgtttccctgtgatcggatgcaactggaagggcatccgctgcgtaaaacatatgctggataagttggcggttcattctgctgtggtgactccagattaataaagggactaagcctaaaagaaaattaatagtatattttgtgtgtgtgtgtgtgtgtgtgtgtgtgtgtgtgtgtgtgtatgtataaatgatgacaaatttctacatttaaccttttttttaggtgtttttttttacctttgagAGAGAACGGTGGAGATTACAGACAAGAAAGTACTGGGATAGTGGAGAGAAAAGAGAGGGATCAGTAAAAAGCCCTCaagccaggaatcaaactcaAGTCGGCACACTTAACCACTAGTGACTAGACCATTAGTGCCTTAACTTTTCCTTGTGAAAGGCCAAAAGCTAAACTTGATTGCTGTAAATATACTAAACTGTATTAAATATTCCATGAGTAATTTATTCCCTAATTTTTGAAAATAACTACAAAACTTTGCCTTAAAtgatattaactaatgcagtatattttTCAGTATTTATAATGAACTTAAAACATGATCCCATTAACTactacacaatggagttcaatgctgaatacactaagcTGCATGTGTCATTGATTTGATGTCTTGTACATGTCCTTCTATCCGTCAAgtgacaatatttacattttcaaaaacgtAAAAACTTACTTATGAATATATAAGTTAACATATTACACTAATAAACGTTTCTGAGGTTCGCTACGTCTGAAATGATTCACTTCTGTAAACGACCCAGTTCAACCGATTCATTTAAAAGCTTCGATTCATATGTTCGATTCTTTGACGATTCAAACATCGCTATTTGAGACACAACCTCATAGTGAAGTCACATCCTCCTctatataaacaaaaaacacactaGTTAATTCCACCTAGCGATACACACTACAGTTCCTCATTTACCGAATACAGCCAACATCTGTCAGACCTGTAGCCTTTTTTCCATGCCAACGGGAAAACATGGCTCAGAAATTCTCCAGCTCTGCTGTATTTAGTGATGTTGAAAGCTAAGCTGCTCTTCTGTCGTTTAGGGCGAGAATACACACATCAAATCactaattatttagttttttatgttttatttgtatgtttttgtccTCTGTTCGAAGTGTATTGTGATTAACCGCTTATGTATTAATACATCAAGTAACGTTAGTCTCCAATTTTAGTAGCTTTTGTGCCACATGAGAGTGGTTTGCTAACTGGAACATTAGCTACCCAGTTACAACATTGGTCTGTCAGTAAAGTCACTCTGGAAAGTTCCGTCAACAAATACAGGTAAGTGTAAAATACGCCAACTAATGTTAACCTCTTGTCGTGTGTTTCATGCGGATAATATTTTGTTTGATAGACTGAGATTGCTTTATTTAGCTAAAGCTAGCTCTGTTGATCTACTGTAGTTGTATTGACAAATATCTCTTAGCACAACACTTAGCATACTTGTATTTACCTTAGAGCCAACTGAACACTTAATTGAATGTCGTTTGCTATTAAATTAAAGCTATtctaatatacaattattataaatgcagtcagaagaagatatttttatttcacatggaACTATCTATACATGTAATTGCAGTTATTGTTCATAACTAATGAATTATGTCTGTTCCCAAATGTAACAAACTTTTAAAATACACTGAAATTGTAATTTCTACTGAAACGTTTGTCGTACATAACTTCACTTATGTAATGATGAAGTTTCACTTTAGCACCTTTGAAATATGTTAACTGTAAATGTAACCTCGAATAACAAGTGAAATATCAAAAGGTTTTATTTTAGTATATGTATTTAGTAGTGTTTTAGTATGTCAgtaaatcaaaacaaatatatttaaacgTGGGAAATGAATATTAAAACAGATTCAGAATGTATTGTTATGTTTTTATAGCCTAAATAttaataaaggtaataataactataaaaacTGTCCTTTTTTGTAGTGTCTATTTGCACAAACCCATATCATCATGACTGCCATGCGAGTGGACGCTAAGGTTGTCATGCTTGGCAAAGAAAGCGTTGGTAAAACCAGTCTGGTGGAGAGATATGTACATCGTCGCTTTCTTGTGGGACCTTACCAAAATGTAAGTATTTGGGAGTCTCTGAAAAGAAGTTGACTGttttcattaaacatttttgTGTATGATGCACTTTGATTGGGTTCAATAATCTCTAATCATGTGCAGCATAAACCAGCTCCACTGGTAAAGCCACCTTCTGCTGATGACTGGGGCTTTTTCGGCAGTGAGATGAGATGAGATATGACGTtgcttgatttgtttatttattatgtttatgtgTCTCCTTTAGACTATAGGGGCTGCATTTGTTGCAAAAGCCCTCAATGTTGGTGAGAAGGTGATTACACTGGGAATATGGGTGAGTGTAGTTGCTTTTTTAGATAGATTTTTATGAATTAACTTTGACCACTTGGTGATTTATGTCATGCATTTTCTTTCAATACAGGACACCGCTGGGTCTGAACGTTATGAAGCAATGAGCAGAATTTACTACAGAGGAGCTCGTGCTGCCATTGTCTGCTATGGTATGTCTGACGTGCacaggattttttatttttttggaaaggAATCCAAAGTGCATCATACTGTATAACAGCAGTCAGGTGACAATGAGCAAGTAAATGGCTTACACTTGCTCACTAGCTCTGGACGTTTTATGGTAGCTACAAGACATGCTAGGCAGTTTCTTGTTGTATTTAGGTAacatatataaagaaataatacCATTTAAAAGTTTGGAGTTTGagattgttaataataataataataataataataataatagaggtaaagttggtttcatattcgcacattcagacttcctccttagtaatataatttaataaaagtattatttgcaaactctaaatagcgaaatcatatcagcagccaatgactatcaaagtacaacattgttcacagtcaaataaacagtgctaatgttgttttcaagtcatacttgcatgctaatttcgatcgaatattcaaagtaacactgtaaacaatatagagacttctaaatgaacgaatatgcaaatataaaaccaactttacctctatataaTAATGATGCGTTTTTGAGGGTGTCAATTTTTTTGTGTATAAACAAAATTGAGGTCTGCAATTATTGAtagtattttgtttttgaaagatgGTCACCTAGGCTGTAAAAATATTGAATGCAGTAATATTTAATCAGcacagaatatttttttattttaaaatatccaatcctaatatatattttataatgcacattgtatatatatatatatatatatatatatatatatatatatatatatatatatatatatatatatatatatatatatatacacacacatacatacatacatacatacatatatatatatatatatacatatatatatatacatatatatatatatatatatacatatatatatatatatatatatatatatatatatatacatatatatatatatatatatatatatatatacatatatatacatatatatacatatatatatatacatatatatatatatatatatatatatatatatatatatatatatacatatatatatacatatatatatacatatatatatatacatatatatatatatatatatatatatatatatgtatatgtgtgtgtgtgtgtgtgtatatatatatatatatatatatatgtatatatatatatgtatatatgtatatatatatatgtatatatgtatatatatatatatatatatatatatatatatatatgtatatatatatatatatatatgtatatatatatatatatatatatatatgtatatatatatatatatatatatatatgtgtatatatatatgtatatatattatattggatTGTAAAATATGACTGGGTTAGTATATTGATTTGAAAACTTAATTGtgatatttatttcttctgttgactagatatcattttaatgtttataccagaggtgcccaaacatgttcttatgaagggccaaaagccaaacttgattgagggtttTGTGCTGAGGGTAAATATAGCAAACTATGTTTCATTAAAGTTGCCATAGGTAATAAGGTAATTTATTTCataacatttgaaaataaatagcaaaaaattactttaatctaataattaatttattacaataaaaactaataatttatgTTATAACATAATGGAGTTTAATGCTGTATACACTATTCAAGTTGCTAAGGTCTTGTgcatctgtcaagtgacagtatttacatttttaaaaatctgattcagttacaacattttattaaaacatttaatttcagttagctttttctAGCttatcaataaaacaaacaaaatgttaaatCAGAAGTGATATTAACTGTTGAACCTAtgttaggactgcacaatatatatcgtttcagcatcgatattgcaatgtgtgcatccgctaTAGTCACATCGcatagatatgcaatgttgagttgggattatatttGAGCAAGAGTCACAGTTCAGAACATGACATTTGTGGAATTATTGCAGAGTTCAATTATAATGGAGTCAAATTgcataatttgcatgtttttaaggcctgGTAGAGATTTAAGTATTCGGGTACAAGACATTTTACCAGTTAGAAGTTTGATAAAGAATAATTGTATCAAgttatttgtattttgtagtgtaattttaacatttacaaaACCTAAGCTACCTTATTTAATAATGAACAAATTAGCAGTTTATTGAAGCAGAAGTTGTAGTTAATGGTTGACCAGTAGTGAGAAGTgagccttaaaataaagtgtgactataaATTCTTTACAAGTAGTGCTATTTGATCATTTAGTGAAATTGTTTAGATTTATTATATATggcagaaaaattaaatattgttatgtcagatttttccaatattgtgcagccctaatctaaataattaataattaataattaatacctAATCATTCTCCCTGTCTTCTCAGACGGGacagtgggccaaatcaaaggttactttGGCCCGCGGACCctatttgggcatctctggtttatACTATTTCAATATACTTAATACTTTTCAATTGTTTTTACAGAAATacaattattttgaaaaagtTTATTGAAaagactggattttttttttaaataattgtgataattttgtacaatatatatatttttaacagtttGCAGAATACAATAGTATTATAATGCAAATTGCTTcagaaaacaaatatattataattataatttttctcTTGCACTATAAATGGGatcttataaattcactgatcaAAAATGttgatatatatacatacacacaaacaaacacacacacacatacacacacacacacacacacacacacacacatatatatatatatatatatatatatatatatatatatatatatatatatacacacacacacacacacacacacacacacacacacacacacacacacatatatatatatatacatatatatatattacagtttttgttctatttaatacattttattgttgtttatacATGCAGCTCAAAGTGAAATACAagatatataagtgtgtgtgtgtgcttgtatatatgtgtatatatgtgtgtatatatgtatatatatgtatatatgtatatatatatgtatatgtgtatatatatatatatatatatatatatatatatatatatatatatatatatatatatatatatatatatatatacacacacacacacacacacacacacacacacttatatatctTGTATTTCACTTTGAGCTGCATGTATAAacagtaaaatgttttaaatagaaCAAAAACTGTCATATtatgaaaaactgtaatattgtgaaataacaTTATGTGCCTCACGAGGGAAAAAATAATCTTTATTTGTGTCTGTTTTCGACATGTACACATAGACTTGACTGACAGCAGCAGTTTTGGAAGGGCCAGGTTCTGGGTGAAGGAGTTGCAGAACTGTGAGGAGGTAAAATTTACTCGTACAATCTTGAAGAAGCACAAATCTTTAAGGACAAATTCATTGACAACTTATTTTGTTCCCAGCACTGCAAAATATATCTATGTGGTACCAAAAGTGACCTGATTGAGGCGGACCGAAGCACGCGGCAAGTAGACTACCATGATGTTCAAGACTTTGCAGATGGTAAGTATGATTTTACCTTTTAGCTTACTAttgtaataaaaattgtaataaacttaaaattgtaataaatcagCACTAAACGTTTCTTTGCAGAAATAGGTGCACAACATTTCGAGACGTCCAGCAAAACAGGAAAAAATGTTGGTAAGTGAGACTGGAACTTCACTCATCTGTAACATGCACCCGAGTTTCActtcttgatttgttttttttttttttgtattttccacCTAGATGAGGTGTTTCAGAAGGTGGCTGAAGATTTTAGTAGCTGTGCTTTAGAGTTCATGCAAGGTAAAACTTTGAAAAACTTTTATGGTTGTGTTAAAGGCACAAGTCTATGATGCTAAGACAATTGCTAATACGCTACAAAAAATACAAGCATTTCAGTGCAATGACCTACACAGTGTGGTGTCCTAACAAGACATGATGTGATAAGCAATTTCGGTTTGTCCACACCACACGCGACCAGTGT
The genomic region above belongs to Danio rerio strain Tuebingen ecotype United States chromosome 21, GRCz12tu, whole genome shotgun sequence and contains:
- the rab24 gene encoding ras-related protein Rab-24; the protein is MTAMRVDAKVVMLGKESVGKTSLVERYVHRRFLVGPYQNTIGAAFVAKALNVGEKVITLGIWDTAGSERYEAMSRIYYRGARAAIVCYDLTDSSSFGRARFWVKELQNCEEHCKIYLCGTKSDLIEADRSTRQVDYHDVQDFADEIGAQHFETSSKTGKNVDEVFQKVAEDFSSCALEFMQEEKGVDLGQKKDSYFDNCCHN